A single region of the Vibrio cyclitrophicus genome encodes:
- a CDS encoding STAS/SEC14 domain-containing protein — protein sequence MNIERHGISVGIERVSGETIVVFKAKGKLTHDDYQAMMPILNTTLEELDSSKLKMLVDISTLTGWELRAAWDDFKLGLEFNSKIEKIAIYGDKSWQEFASKVGSWFVSGEIKSFEDHDSALKWLVD from the coding sequence ATGAATATCGAACGTCACGGAATATCGGTTGGAATTGAACGTGTTAGCGGTGAAACCATTGTTGTGTTCAAAGCGAAAGGCAAACTCACACACGATGACTATCAAGCAATGATGCCAATTCTAAATACCACGCTAGAAGAACTCGATTCATCTAAACTCAAGATGCTAGTCGACATCTCCACCTTAACGGGTTGGGAGTTACGTGCTGCTTGGGATGATTTCAAACTAGGATTAGAATTCAATTCTAAGATAGAAAAAATCGCGATTTATGGTGACAAAAGCTGGCAAGAATTTGCTTCAAAAGTAGGGAGTTGGTTCGTGTCTGGTGAGATTAAGTCATTCGAAGACCATGACTCTGCGCTTAAGTGGCTAGTTGATTGA
- a CDS encoding NUDIX domain-containing protein translates to MHKVIDKLAWIFIKDGKLLMVRSKGKELFYLPGGKREAGESDEQALLREIKEEISVDLVPDSIKYVETFTGQADGKAEGVSVQLTCYLADYTGELSPDAEIEELKFVDVNDRAVCSLAALVALDWLEANQYLA, encoded by the coding sequence ATGCATAAGGTAATTGATAAGCTGGCTTGGATATTCATCAAAGACGGCAAGTTGTTGATGGTGAGATCAAAAGGCAAAGAATTGTTCTATCTACCGGGTGGTAAGCGTGAAGCTGGCGAAAGTGATGAGCAAGCGCTGCTTCGCGAAATCAAAGAAGAGATCTCAGTCGATTTAGTGCCTGATTCCATCAAGTACGTTGAGACCTTTACAGGCCAGGCTGATGGCAAAGCGGAAGGCGTATCGGTGCAACTGACTTGTTATCTTGCTGATTATACTGGCGAACTGTCTCCAGATGCTGAAATCGAAGAACTTAAGTTTGTTGATGTCAACGACAGAGCAGTATGCTCATTGGCAGCACTGGTTGCGCTTGATTGGTTAGAAGCGAACCAGTATTTGGCTTAA
- a CDS encoding YkgJ family cysteine cluster protein: protein MKDCNQCGKCCIKYGDGDLAATQEEIDLWELFNPDIFEYVRGSEIWFDPESGERLTRCPFLELVPTKDTKAQAKYTCSIYLDRPEDCRHYPSLINEMVRDECEMIEVVDLQDTKKAQRKLDLLMKDSRPSSYS from the coding sequence ATGAAAGATTGTAATCAATGCGGAAAATGCTGTATCAAATACGGAGATGGCGACCTTGCCGCGACTCAAGAAGAGATCGATTTGTGGGAGCTGTTCAACCCAGACATCTTTGAATATGTTCGAGGAAGCGAGATATGGTTTGATCCTGAATCTGGCGAACGTTTAACTCGCTGCCCTTTTCTGGAGTTGGTTCCGACGAAAGACACCAAAGCTCAAGCCAAGTACACATGTAGCATTTACTTAGACCGTCCAGAAGATTGCCGACACTACCCAAGCCTAATTAATGAGATGGTACGAGATGAGTGTGAAATGATTGAGGTGGTGGATTTACAAGACACGAAGAAAGCTCAAAGGAAACTCGACCTGTTGATGAAAGACAGCCGCCCTTCGAGCTATTCGTAA